The following proteins come from a genomic window of Pseudomonas sp. WJP1:
- a CDS encoding response regulator transcription factor, with the protein MICVLLVDDDQELTGMLSQYLEREGFEATAVHSGEEGEIHALSGRYSIVVLDVMLPRLSGIEVLRRIRAVSQVPVVLLTARGDNIDRITGLELGADDYVPKPSSPGELVARLRAIMRRVQPADQPATEVIRTGPLVLWPGKRQAHWQGSELGVTSTEFSLLEELARNAGQVVSKQDLSLNALGCPLTRYDRRIDVHISSIRQKLGPRPDTKAWIQSVRGLGYLLIAE; encoded by the coding sequence ATGATTTGCGTATTGCTAGTTGACGACGACCAGGAACTGACTGGAATGCTCAGCCAGTACCTGGAGCGCGAAGGCTTCGAGGCGACGGCGGTGCACTCGGGCGAGGAGGGTGAAATTCATGCGCTTTCCGGGCGCTACAGCATCGTGGTGCTGGACGTGATGCTACCCCGCCTGTCGGGCATCGAGGTGCTCAGGCGCATTCGGGCCGTCAGCCAGGTGCCGGTGGTGCTGCTGACGGCCCGTGGCGACAACATCGACAGGATCACCGGCCTGGAACTGGGCGCCGATGACTATGTGCCCAAGCCCAGCTCGCCGGGTGAACTGGTGGCGCGGTTGCGGGCGATCATGCGCAGGGTACAGCCGGCGGACCAGCCCGCCACGGAAGTGATCAGGACCGGCCCGCTGGTGTTGTGGCCCGGCAAGCGCCAGGCCCATTGGCAGGGGAGCGAGCTGGGCGTGACCAGCACCGAATTCAGCTTGCTTGAAGAACTGGCGCGAAACGCCGGGCAGGTCGTGAGCAAACAGGATCTGTCGCTCAATGCGTTGGGCTGTCCCTTGACCCGCTACGACCGGCGCATAGACGTGCACATCAGCAGCATCCGCCAGAAGCTGGGCCCGCGCCCCGACACCAAGGCCTGGATCCAGAGCGTACGTGGCCTCGGCTACCTGTTGATTGCCGAATGA
- a CDS encoding efflux transporter outer membrane subunit encodes MIKFHWPLLAVLALGGCVNLAPRYERPEAPVAEHWLPAASTPKGQVAADIQWQQFFTDSRLARLQSLALANNRDLRLASLNIEKAQAQYRIQRAAAWPSIDAGVSGTHSRTPGSLSSSGTAASSHDYSAQLGLSSYEVDVFGRVQNLQDEALEAYLALTETRRSTQISLVAEVATAWLTLAADNELLQLAEETLRSQQATYELTQRSHALGGSSGLALAQAQTTVESARGDVAVYASQILQDRNALRLLVGSAIPEDLLPGTRLQSAALLVEVPAELPSSLLQRRPDVLAAEHTLKSANIDIGAARAAFFPSISLTANAGSASSALSGLFKSGSGAWTFAPSVSLPIFDAGSNRATLDAAKVEREIQVQTYQQTLQTAFKEVADALAVRSTLDQRLAAQQALTDASRKSFELADALYRGGSQSYLEALDAQRSLYSAQQDLITLRLAEQSNRVNLYKVLGGGWN; translated from the coding sequence ATGATCAAGTTTCACTGGCCACTGCTGGCCGTTCTCGCGCTCGGCGGCTGTGTCAATCTGGCGCCTCGGTATGAGCGCCCTGAAGCGCCTGTCGCCGAGCACTGGCTGCCGGCTGCCAGCACCCCCAAGGGGCAGGTGGCCGCCGACATCCAGTGGCAGCAGTTTTTCACCGACAGCCGTCTGGCGCGCTTGCAGTCCCTGGCGCTGGCCAACAATCGCGACTTGCGCCTGGCCAGCCTGAACATCGAAAAGGCCCAGGCGCAGTACCGCATCCAGCGAGCCGCAGCCTGGCCCTCTATCGATGCGGGCGTCAGCGGCACTCACAGCCGTACACCGGGGTCCTTGTCCAGCAGCGGCACGGCGGCCAGCAGCCATGACTACAGCGCGCAACTGGGGCTGAGCAGTTATGAAGTGGATGTGTTCGGGCGGGTACAGAACCTTCAGGACGAAGCGCTGGAAGCCTATCTGGCGCTGACCGAAACCCGGCGCAGCACTCAGATCAGCCTGGTGGCCGAAGTGGCCACGGCGTGGCTGACCCTGGCGGCGGACAACGAACTGTTGCAGCTGGCCGAGGAGACGTTGCGCAGTCAGCAGGCGACCTACGAATTGACCCAGCGCAGCCACGCGTTGGGCGGCTCTTCCGGCCTGGCCCTGGCGCAGGCGCAAACCACCGTGGAGTCGGCACGGGGCGACGTGGCGGTCTATGCAAGCCAGATTCTCCAGGACCGCAATGCCTTGCGCCTGCTGGTCGGCAGCGCCATTCCCGAAGACCTGCTACCCGGCACTCGCCTGCAATCAGCCGCGCTGTTGGTTGAGGTACCGGCTGAGCTGCCATCCAGCCTGTTGCAACGCCGCCCGGATGTCCTGGCGGCCGAGCACACGCTCAAGTCGGCCAATATCGACATCGGTGCGGCCCGCGCGGCATTCTTTCCCAGCATCAGCCTGACGGCGAATGCCGGTTCCGCGAGTTCGGCCTTGTCCGGTCTGTTCAAGTCCGGCAGCGGCGCGTGGACGTTTGCCCCGAGCGTCAGCCTGCCGATCTTCGATGCCGGCAGTAACCGCGCGACACTGGACGCGGCCAAGGTCGAACGCGAGATTCAGGTGCAAACCTACCAGCAAACCCTGCAGACGGCGTTCAAGGAGGTGGCGGATGCCTTGGCGGTGCGCAGCACCCTGGATCAACGCCTGGCGGCCCAGCAAGCGCTGACCGACGCCAGCCGCAAAAGCTTCGAACTGGCCGACGCACTTTACCGCGGCGGCTCGCAAAGTTACCTCGAAGCCCTGGATGCCCAGCGTTCGCTCTACAGCGCGCAGCAGGACCTGATCACCCTGCGTCTGGCCGAGCAAAGCAATCGGGTGAACTTGTACAAGGTGTTGGGTGGCGGTTGGAATTGA
- the baeS gene encoding sensor histidine kinase efflux regulator BaeS, with the protein MTGPSTDLPEPMKLSISTKLFVAVLASVLFVILSMGLATSWSFGRGFLGYLNEQALERMAPVLPRLASAYEREGSWEFLRHQPDRWFDIMRPEPKDEEVFHELRIPSSSDLTGALFRIALLDQQKKRVTGYPAIGDDALLRPIEVAGKTVGWLAVTPFQSVTEAGGERFQQYQLRASLGMGVLSLMLAMLIAWWIARTLLDPVKRVAAATHRLAAGEYSNRVTVSSSDEVGQLARDFNQLAYTLERNEQMRREFMADVSHELRTPLSVLRGELEAIEDGVRTLDQASMKSLQGEVGMLSKLVDDLYELSLADVGALNYRKSECVLNDLLENSAAMFQERCNAAQLRLELDLPAQPLRLEADPKRLQQLFGNLLENAVRYTDPGGVLRISAAIEGDDVRIEFLDSGPGVEAQQLPRLFERFYRGEASRNRASGGAGLGLAICHSIALAHGGSLTADHSPLGGLWLTLRLPRNA; encoded by the coding sequence ATGACCGGGCCATCCACCGACCTGCCCGAGCCCATGAAACTGAGCATCTCCACCAAGCTGTTCGTAGCCGTACTGGCCAGCGTGCTGTTCGTCATCCTGAGCATGGGCCTGGCCACAAGCTGGAGCTTTGGCCGGGGTTTTCTCGGCTACCTCAATGAACAGGCCCTGGAGCGCATGGCCCCGGTCCTGCCGCGCCTGGCCAGCGCCTACGAGCGCGAGGGCAGCTGGGAATTCCTGCGGCACCAGCCCGATCGCTGGTTCGACATCATGCGGCCGGAGCCGAAGGACGAAGAGGTGTTCCACGAATTGAGGATTCCTTCATCCTCCGATCTGACAGGTGCATTGTTCCGCATTGCCCTGCTCGATCAGCAAAAAAAACGCGTGACCGGCTACCCCGCGATCGGTGATGACGCCCTGCTGCGCCCGATCGAAGTGGCCGGCAAAACCGTCGGCTGGCTGGCCGTTACCCCCTTCCAGAGCGTAACGGAAGCAGGCGGCGAACGGTTTCAGCAGTATCAACTGCGGGCCAGCCTGGGGATGGGTGTACTCTCGTTAATGTTGGCGATGCTGATCGCCTGGTGGATCGCCCGCACCCTGCTTGATCCGGTCAAACGGGTGGCCGCGGCCACTCATCGACTGGCCGCCGGGGAATACAGCAACCGAGTGACCGTGTCGTCCAGCGACGAAGTGGGCCAACTGGCGCGCGACTTCAACCAGCTTGCCTACACGCTGGAGCGCAACGAACAGATGCGCCGGGAATTCATGGCCGATGTCTCCCACGAACTGCGCACCCCGCTGTCCGTGTTGCGTGGTGAACTGGAGGCCATCGAGGACGGCGTACGCACCCTCGATCAAGCCTCCATGAAGTCGCTGCAGGGTGAAGTCGGTATGCTCAGTAAACTGGTGGACGACCTGTACGAGCTGTCGTTGGCGGACGTCGGCGCCCTGAACTATCGCAAGAGCGAATGCGTGCTCAACGACTTGCTGGAAAACAGCGCGGCCATGTTTCAGGAACGCTGCAACGCCGCGCAGCTGCGCCTGGAGCTGGACCTGCCGGCGCAACCGCTGCGGTTGGAGGCCGATCCCAAGCGCCTGCAACAACTGTTTGGCAACCTGCTGGAGAACGCTGTGCGGTATACCGACCCGGGCGGCGTATTGCGCATCAGCGCCGCAATCGAGGGCGACGACGTGCGCATCGAGTTCCTCGATTCCGGCCCCGGGGTTGAAGCGCAACAATTGCCCCGGCTGTTTGAGCGCTTCTACCGCGGCGAAGCCTCGCGCAATCGTGCCAGCGGCGGCGCCGGCCTTGGCTTGGCAATCTGTCATAGCATCGCCCTGGCCCACGGCGGCAGCTTGACGGCCGATCACTCGCCCCTGGGTGGCCTCTGGCTGACCCTGCGCCTGCCACGGAATGCCTGA
- a CDS encoding response regulator, whose translation MVNDTPILIVEDEPKLAALMRDYLSAAGYPTQCLDNGLDVVPVVRAREPRLILLDLMLPGRDGLQVCKELRSFSAVPIIMITARVEEVDRLLGLDLGADDYICKPFSPREVVARVKAILRRSPHLLASAPSRLQIDEEQYKAVLDGIALDLTPLELRLLSTLARSPGRVFSRDQLLDKIYSDHRVVTDRTVDSHIRNLRRKLEQACPGENPIESLYGVGYRFQLVTDPPHR comes from the coding sequence ATGGTCAACGACACGCCGATTCTCATCGTTGAAGATGAACCCAAACTGGCCGCGCTGATGCGCGACTACCTGAGCGCTGCCGGTTACCCGACCCAGTGTCTGGACAACGGGTTGGACGTGGTGCCGGTGGTGCGTGCCCGTGAGCCCCGACTGATTTTGCTCGACCTGATGCTGCCCGGACGTGATGGCCTGCAAGTGTGCAAGGAACTGCGCAGCTTCAGTGCGGTGCCCATCATCATGATCACCGCCCGGGTCGAGGAAGTGGATCGCCTGCTCGGACTGGACCTGGGTGCCGACGACTACATCTGTAAACCTTTCAGCCCGCGTGAAGTCGTCGCCCGGGTCAAGGCCATCCTGCGACGCAGCCCGCACCTTCTGGCGTCTGCGCCATCGCGCCTGCAGATTGATGAAGAGCAGTACAAGGCCGTCCTCGACGGTATCGCACTGGACCTGACGCCTCTGGAACTGCGATTGCTCAGCACCCTCGCCCGCTCGCCAGGGCGCGTGTTTTCCCGGGATCAGTTGCTCGACAAGATCTACTCCGATCATCGAGTGGTGACCGATCGCACGGTCGACAGCCATATTCGAAATCTGCGGCGCAAGCTCGAACAGGCCTGCCCGGGGGAGAATCCCATCGAGTCGTTGTATGGCGTGGGCTACCGGTTTCAGCTCGTTACTGATCCGCCGCATAGATGA
- a CDS encoding efflux RND transporter periplasmic adaptor subunit, translating into MSTKLFAKSLVTAAVVLSLIILFVLSGCSAGDATPVAAVPKVSVMVVQPQSQALTTELAGRTQAFTVAEIRPQVGGIVQQRLFVEGADVKAGQALYQLDAAPYKAALAEAQATVAKARATLKSAQATARRNAQLAKIDAISQQDNEDAQASLLTAQAELQVAQAGADTARINLAYTRISSPVGGRIETSTVTPGALVVANQDSALTTVQQLDPIYVDVTQSTSELLRLKRDLASGALQGSAEGEARISLKLDDGSTYNHEGRLKFSGVSVNQGTGTVILRAEFDNPEHLLLPGMYVRAVLEQAWNDQAILIPQQAVSRDASGVTSVLLVVNGKVEQRVLTIDRAVGNQWWVTAGLKAGEQVIVEGGQKVRVGAEVLAQNTGTRGRTLQAAPTAIAQEG; encoded by the coding sequence ATGTCGACCAAACTTTTCGCCAAATCCCTGGTAACCGCCGCGGTTGTCCTTTCCCTGATCATTTTGTTCGTGCTGAGCGGTTGCTCGGCCGGCGACGCCACGCCGGTTGCCGCCGTGCCCAAGGTGTCGGTGATGGTCGTGCAACCTCAGAGCCAGGCGCTGACGACTGAGCTGGCTGGGCGCACCCAAGCGTTCACGGTCGCCGAGATCCGTCCCCAGGTCGGCGGTATCGTCCAGCAGCGCTTGTTTGTCGAAGGCGCCGACGTCAAGGCCGGGCAGGCGCTGTATCAATTGGATGCGGCGCCGTACAAAGCCGCATTGGCTGAAGCCCAGGCGACCGTGGCAAAAGCGCGCGCCACGCTGAAATCCGCCCAGGCCACCGCCAGGCGCAATGCCCAACTGGCGAAGATCGATGCCATCAGTCAGCAAGACAACGAGGATGCCCAGGCCAGCCTGCTGACCGCCCAGGCGGAACTGCAAGTGGCACAGGCCGGAGCGGATACCGCGCGCATCAACCTGGCGTACACCCGCATCAGCTCGCCCGTGGGCGGGCGCATCGAAACGTCGACCGTCACCCCTGGCGCACTTGTCGTGGCCAATCAGGACAGCGCACTGACCACCGTGCAGCAGTTGGACCCGATCTACGTGGACGTCACGCAATCGACCAGCGAACTGTTGCGTCTCAAGCGCGATCTGGCCAGCGGTGCGTTGCAAGGCAGCGCTGAGGGCGAAGCGCGGATCAGCCTGAAGCTTGACGATGGCAGCACCTACAACCACGAAGGCCGCTTGAAATTCAGCGGGGTCAGCGTCAATCAGGGCACCGGCACCGTGATCCTGCGTGCCGAGTTCGACAATCCGGAGCATCTGTTGCTGCCGGGGATGTATGTGCGGGCGGTACTGGAGCAGGCCTGGAATGACCAGGCGATCCTGATTCCGCAGCAGGCCGTGAGCCGCGACGCCAGCGGTGTGACCTCGGTGTTGCTGGTGGTCAACGGCAAGGTGGAGCAGCGTGTGCTGACCATCGATCGCGCCGTCGGCAATCAATGGTGGGTCACCGCCGGCCTCAAGGCAGGTGAGCAGGTGATCGTCGAAGGAGGGCAGAAAGTCCGGGTAGGCGCCGAGGTGTTGGCGCAGAACACCGGCACCCGTGGGCGGACACTGCAAGCCGCCCCGACGGCCATAGCGCAGGAGGGTTGA
- the bamA gene encoding outer membrane protein assembly factor BamA: protein MNFSRLLCTVALLLNVTLAHAQGFKISDIRINGLQRVSAGSVFGALPLNVGDDADNQRLVESTRALFKTGFFQDIQLGRDGDVLIITVVERPSVASIEIEGNKAISTEDLMKGLKQSGLAEGEIFQRATLEGVRNELQRQYVAQGRYSATVDTEVVPQPRNRVGLKINIDEGSVATIQHINVVGNTVFSDEQLTDQFTLKTSNWLSFFKNDDKYAREKLSGDLERLRSYYLDRGYINMDITSTQVSITPDKKHIYITVNINEGHKYRVGDIKLSGDLKVPEEQVRSLLLVQKGQVFSRKLMTTTSDLITRRLGNEGYTFANVNGVPQPHDGDQTVDITFAVDPGKRAYVNRINFRGNTKTDDKVLRREMRQMEGGWASTYLIDQSKTRLERLGFFKDVNVETPAVAGVDDQVDVNYGVEEQASGSITASVGFAQSAGLILGGSITQSNFLGTGNYASVGLTRSQYQSKYNFGFTNPYFTPDGVSLGYNLFYSATDYSDYYDNGVSYYAINSYGAGTTFGYPINETSRMSFGLSAQHDSLEPGTYSADEIYDFIEREGKQFTNFKASLGWSESTLNRGILATRGHSQNLNLMVTLPGSDLSFYKIDYTGQAFLPVSEATSLRFHTKLGYGNSYGSTDGLPFYENYTAGGEGSVRGFKSGTLGPRNTPATGTYASAGQAYYSDRDTDALGGNILITGGVEYLFPMPFIKDNKSLRTSVFWDVGSVYSNKCYLSTTQGCDGVDLDQMASSVGIGVTWYSPLGPLSANLAFPIRTPEDADTQVFQFSMGQTF from the coding sequence ATGAATTTTTCGCGTCTGCTCTGCACGGTTGCCCTCTTGCTAAATGTCACACTTGCGCACGCCCAAGGCTTCAAAATCTCCGATATTCGCATCAACGGCCTACAACGGGTCTCTGCTGGCAGCGTGTTCGGCGCATTGCCGTTGAACGTCGGTGATGACGCAGACAATCAGCGTTTGGTGGAGTCCACCCGGGCACTGTTCAAAACCGGTTTCTTCCAGGATATCCAGCTGGGCCGTGACGGTGATGTCCTGATCATCACCGTGGTCGAACGCCCGTCAGTTGCCAGTATCGAGATCGAGGGCAACAAGGCGATCTCCACCGAGGACCTGATGAAGGGCCTCAAGCAATCCGGCCTGGCCGAAGGCGAGATCTTCCAGCGCGCCACCCTCGAAGGTGTGCGTAACGAACTGCAGCGCCAATACGTCGCCCAGGGCCGCTACTCGGCTACCGTCGACACCGAAGTGGTGCCACAACCGCGCAACCGTGTGGGCCTGAAAATCAACATAGATGAAGGCTCTGTCGCGACCATCCAGCACATCAACGTGGTGGGCAATACTGTCTTCAGCGACGAGCAATTGACCGATCAGTTCACCCTCAAGACCAGCAACTGGCTGTCGTTCTTCAAGAACGACGACAAGTACGCCCGCGAAAAACTCTCCGGCGACCTGGAGCGCCTGCGCTCCTATTACCTGGACCGCGGCTACATCAACATGGACATCACCTCGACCCAGGTGTCGATCACACCGGACAAGAAACACATCTACATCACCGTCAACATCAACGAAGGCCATAAGTACAGGGTTGGCGACATCAAGCTCAGCGGCGACCTGAAAGTCCCCGAAGAGCAGGTCAGGTCCCTGCTGCTGGTGCAGAAAGGCCAGGTGTTCTCGCGCAAGCTGATGACCACCACGTCCGACCTGATCACCCGTCGCCTGGGTAACGAGGGTTACACCTTCGCCAACGTCAACGGCGTGCCTCAGCCCCACGATGGCGACCAAACGGTTGATATCACCTTCGCCGTCGATCCGGGCAAGCGTGCCTACGTCAACCGCATCAACTTCCGTGGCAACACCAAGACCGACGACAAGGTATTGCGCCGTGAAATGCGCCAGATGGAAGGTGGCTGGGCATCGACCTACCTGATCGACCAGTCCAAGACCCGCCTGGAGCGGCTGGGTTTCTTCAAGGACGTCAACGTCGAAACCCCGGCGGTGGCGGGTGTCGATGACCAGGTGGACGTGAACTACGGCGTTGAAGAGCAGGCGTCCGGTTCGATTACCGCCAGCGTCGGTTTCGCCCAGAGCGCGGGCCTGATCCTCGGGGGTTCGATCACCCAGAGCAATTTCCTGGGGACCGGCAACTATGCCAGCGTCGGCCTTACCCGTTCGCAATACCAAAGCAAGTACAACTTCGGTTTTACCAACCCCTACTTCACCCCCGACGGGGTGAGCCTGGGTTACAACCTGTTCTACAGCGCGACCGATTACAGCGACTACTACGATAACGGCGTTTCGTACTACGCCATCAACAGCTATGGTGCCGGTACCACGTTCGGCTACCCCATCAATGAAACGTCACGGATGAGTTTCGGCCTGAGCGCGCAACATGACAGTCTCGAGCCAGGGACCTACAGCGCCGATGAGATCTACGACTTTATCGAACGTGAGGGCAAGCAATTCACCAACTTCAAGGCCAGCCTCGGCTGGTCGGAGTCGACCCTGAACCGCGGCATATTGGCCACCCGCGGACATTCGCAGAACCTGAACCTCATGGTGACGCTGCCCGGCAGTGACCTGAGCTTCTACAAGATCGATTACACCGGGCAGGCTTTCCTGCCAGTCAGCGAAGCCACCTCGCTGCGTTTCCATACCAAGCTCGGCTATGGCAACAGCTACGGCTCAACCGACGGCCTGCCCTTCTATGAAAACTACACCGCCGGTGGCGAGGGTTCGGTTCGCGGCTTTAAAAGCGGCACCCTCGGCCCGCGTAACACCCCGGCCACCGGTACCTATGCCAGTGCCGGGCAAGCGTATTACTCAGACCGGGACACCGACGCCCTGGGCGGCAACATCCTCATCACCGGCGGAGTGGAATACCTGTTCCCGATGCCCTTCATCAAAGACAACAAATCCCTGCGCACCTCGGTGTTCTGGGACGTCGGCAGCGTCTATTCCAACAAGTGCTACCTGAGCACCACCCAGGGGTGCGACGGTGTCGACCTCGACCAGATGGCCAGCTCCGTAGGTATTGGCGTTACCTGGTACAGTCCGTTGGGTCCCTTGAGCGCCAACCTGGCGTTCCCGATTCGAACGCCCGAGGATGCCGACACGCAAGTGTTCCAGTTCTCCATGGGGCAAACCTTTTGA
- a CDS encoding efflux RND transporter permease subunit encodes MARFFIDRPIFAWVIAIVIMLAGALSISRLPLEQYPDIAPPTVRISATYTGASAKTVEDSVTQVIEQQMTGLDNLTYMSASSSSAGSAEINLTFDAGTDPDVAQMQVQNKLQQVESRLPQSVQSEGLTVTKGGSDFLMIAALASDNEAVTGTQIGDYISSTLLDSISRIDGVGDVQTLGSGYAMRIWLDPSLLEKYALMPSDISAALEAQNTEVSAGQLGALPAVKGQQLNATISARSKLQTAEEFRNVVVKSSSDGAVVLLGDVAQVELGSESYDVNSALNGKPAAAMGVQLAAGANALSVGEAVKAKLKELEPFYPTQMQLKNVIAYDTTPFVSLSIEEVVKSLGEAIVLVVLIMFLFLQNLRATLIPAITVPVVLLGTFGVLALLGYSINTLTMFAMVLAIGLLVDDAIVVVENVERVMGEQGLGALAATRQSMDEITSALIGIALVLSAVFIPMAFFGGSTGIIYRQFSVTIVSAMVLSVLVAMTLTPALCATLLKPSDAQGHGAQGGFFAWFNRTFERSAEAYRGLVGGILQRGHRSLLVYGLVVLAMAAGYASLPTSFVPDEDQGILMAQVQLPVGATDSRTQAVMQQFERYMLEQPEVEALISITGLGMGGNSQNTARAFVRLKDWSERSGAGQDSASIARRATQALAGIGDANVFVMQPPAVRGLGQSSGFDLQLKDLGGLGHDALVAAREQFIELAKKDPRLQGVRSNGLDDTPQLKVHIDDRKAGALSLSTSDINATLSTALGGSYVNDFLNQGRVKKVYVQGQASARMQAADLDHWFVRNSNDEMVPFSSFASSSWSYGSPLLERYNGSASLEVVGDPAPGVSSGAAMDAVEAIIRQLPEGIGYEWTGQSYQLRLSGSQAPLLYGISVLFVFLCLAALYESWSVPFSVMLVVPLGVVGAVLATRFTGLSNDVYFQVGLLTTVGLAAKNAILIVEFAKHLQEQGNSLREATLTAVRQRLRPILMTSLAFMFGVLPLALSSGAGSAGRQAIGTGVLGGMFSATVLGIFFVPLFFVLIRRRFGRVSTASTSVQSAQAGDA; translated from the coding sequence ATGGCGCGCTTCTTCATTGATCGACCGATTTTTGCCTGGGTCATCGCCATCGTCATCATGCTCGCCGGGGCGTTGTCCATCAGCCGCTTACCGCTGGAGCAATACCCGGATATCGCGCCACCGACGGTGCGGATTTCCGCGACTTACACCGGTGCGTCGGCCAAGACCGTGGAAGACTCGGTGACCCAGGTGATCGAGCAGCAGATGACGGGGCTAGACAACCTGACCTACATGTCGGCCTCCAGCAGCTCGGCAGGCAGTGCCGAAATCAACCTGACGTTCGATGCCGGCACCGACCCCGACGTCGCGCAGATGCAGGTGCAGAACAAGCTGCAGCAAGTCGAGTCGAGACTGCCGCAGTCTGTGCAAAGTGAAGGCTTGACGGTCACCAAGGGGGGTTCGGATTTCCTGATGATTGCCGCGCTGGCCTCCGATAACGAAGCCGTGACCGGCACCCAGATCGGCGATTACATCTCCAGCACCTTGCTCGACTCCATCAGCCGCATCGACGGTGTTGGCGATGTACAGACGCTGGGTTCGGGATATGCCATGCGCATATGGCTGGACCCGTCCCTGCTGGAAAAGTACGCACTGATGCCCTCCGATATCAGCGCCGCCCTCGAGGCGCAAAACACTGAAGTGTCCGCCGGTCAGCTCGGCGCCTTGCCAGCGGTGAAGGGGCAGCAGTTGAATGCCACGATCAGTGCTCGCAGCAAGCTGCAAACCGCCGAAGAGTTTCGCAACGTCGTGGTCAAGTCCTCAAGTGACGGTGCCGTGGTGTTGCTGGGGGATGTCGCGCAGGTCGAGCTTGGCAGTGAAAGCTATGACGTGAATTCCGCGCTCAATGGCAAGCCCGCTGCCGCCATGGGCGTACAGTTGGCCGCGGGCGCCAATGCCCTGAGCGTCGGTGAGGCGGTGAAGGCCAAGCTCAAGGAATTGGAACCGTTCTACCCGACGCAAATGCAGCTGAAAAACGTCATTGCCTATGACACGACGCCCTTTGTCAGCCTGTCCATCGAGGAGGTGGTCAAATCCCTGGGCGAAGCCATTGTCCTGGTGGTGTTGATCATGTTCCTGTTCCTGCAGAACCTGCGCGCCACCCTGATCCCCGCGATCACGGTGCCGGTGGTGCTGTTGGGCACGTTCGGCGTGTTGGCGCTGTTGGGTTATTCGATCAACACGCTGACCATGTTCGCCATGGTCCTGGCCATCGGCCTGTTGGTGGACGACGCGATCGTGGTGGTGGAGAACGTCGAGCGGGTCATGGGCGAGCAGGGGCTTGGCGCCCTGGCCGCCACGCGCCAATCGATGGATGAAATCACCAGTGCCCTGATCGGCATCGCCCTGGTGCTGAGTGCCGTGTTCATTCCCATGGCGTTTTTTGGTGGTTCCACGGGGATTATCTACCGGCAGTTCTCGGTGACCATCGTTTCCGCCATGGTGCTCTCGGTGTTGGTGGCGATGACGCTGACGCCGGCCTTGTGCGCGACCTTGCTCAAGCCGTCCGATGCCCAGGGCCATGGTGCCCAAGGCGGGTTTTTCGCCTGGTTCAATCGCACTTTCGAACGCAGCGCTGAGGCCTATCGAGGTCTGGTGGGCGGTATTTTGCAGCGCGGGCACCGCAGCCTGCTGGTGTATGGGCTGGTGGTACTGGCCATGGCGGCGGGGTACGCCAGCCTGCCGACCTCGTTCGTGCCGGACGAAGACCAGGGCATTCTCATGGCTCAGGTGCAACTGCCGGTAGGCGCCACCGACAGTCGCACTCAAGCGGTGATGCAGCAGTTCGAGCGCTACATGCTCGAACAACCTGAAGTCGAGGCGCTGATCAGCATCACCGGCCTGGGCATGGGCGGCAACAGCCAGAACACCGCACGTGCCTTTGTTCGGCTCAAGGACTGGAGCGAGCGGTCGGGGGCCGGGCAGGATTCGGCGTCCATCGCCCGGCGCGCCACCCAGGCGCTGGCGGGCATCGGCGATGCCAACGTGTTTGTCATGCAGCCACCGGCCGTGCGCGGCCTGGGGCAGAGTTCCGGTTTCGACCTGCAACTCAAGGATCTCGGTGGCCTGGGGCACGACGCCCTGGTAGCGGCTCGCGAGCAGTTCATCGAGTTGGCGAAAAAAGACCCGCGACTGCAGGGTGTGCGCAGTAACGGTCTGGACGACACCCCTCAGCTCAAGGTCCATATCGATGATCGCAAGGCCGGTGCCCTGAGCCTGAGCACCAGTGATATCAACGCCACCTTGTCGACCGCCCTGGGCGGCAGCTACGTCAACGACTTCCTCAATCAGGGGCGGGTCAAGAAGGTTTATGTCCAGGGCCAGGCGTCAGCGCGCATGCAGGCCGCGGACCTGGATCATTGGTTCGTGCGCAACAGCAACGATGAGATGGTGCCGTTTTCCTCCTTCGCCAGCAGCTCGTGGAGTTATGGCTCGCCGTTGCTGGAGCGCTACAACGGCAGCGCTTCTTTGGAGGTCGTTGGCGATCCGGCGCCGGGCGTGAGTTCCGGCGCGGCGATGGACGCGGTGGAAGCGATCATCAGGCAATTGCCTGAAGGCATCGGTTACGAGTGGACCGGGCAGTCGTATCAACTGCGCCTGTCCGGTTCCCAGGCACCGCTGCTGTACGGGATTTCGGTGCTGTTCGTGTTTCTGTGCCTGGCTGCCCTTTACGAGAGTTGGTCGGTGCCGTTCTCGGTGATGCTGGTGGTGCCCTTGGGTGTGGTCGGCGCGGTGTTGGCGACCCGTTTCACGGGCTTGAGCAATGACGTGTACTTCCAGGTGGGACTGTTGACCACCGTGGGGCTGGCGGCCAAGAACGCGATTCTGATCGTCGAGTTCGCCAAGCATCTGCAAGAGCAGGGCAACAGTCTACGGGAGGCGACGTTGACTGCCGTGCGCCAACGACTACGGCCCATTCTCATGACATCCCTGGCCTTCATGTTCGGCGTGCTGCCACTGGCATTGAGTTCCGGCGCCGGTTCCGCCGGACGCCAAGCCATCGGCACCGGCGTGCTGGGCGGCATGTTCAGCGCCACGGTACTGGGGATCTTCTTCGTACCGCTGTTCTTCGTGTTGATCCGCCGCCGTTTCGGCCGCGTTTCCACGGCTTCGACCTCCGTCCAATCCGCCCAGGCAGGTGACGCATGA